The genomic DNA AGGCTCAAGCCGCGCCGGCCGCGTTCAAGCCGGCGACATACCCCGAGGACCAGGCCCACTGGAGGTTGAACCCCCCGCACTCCCCGCAGACATCGAGAACCTCTCCCGCGAAGAAGAGGCCGGGGTGCCTCCGGCTCCCCAGGGTCTTCGGCTCCACCTCCGCGGTATCCACGCCGCCGAGCGTCGCCGCCGCCTCGTCCCACCCCAGGGTACCAGTGCAGACCAGAGGGTACGACTTCAGGAAGCCGACCAGCAGCTCCCGCAACTCCCCCCGCATCTCCCCGAGAGACCCGCCGGGATCAATCCCCTGCTGGCGGAGCACCGCCGGAAAAACCTTCCGCGGCAGGACGCCCAACAGGAGATTCCCCAGCTCGCGTTTGGGGTGTTCCTCGGCGCGCGATTGCAGGAACGTGGACAGCTCTTCAGGCCCCATCTCGGGCAACAGGTCGAGTTCCAGGTCCATCGGGCCGCCTTCGATGGCCAGCCCGATTTCCACGGAGAGTCCCAGGGCCAGCGGACCGGAAACGCCGTAGTGGGCGAACATCAGCTCCGCGGGCCCCGCCTCCAACCCAGACCGGGGAGCCCGCAGCGCAGCCGTCACTTTCACGCCCTGGAGGAAGTGGCCCAAATTCCCCGCGAGGGTGAGCGGAACGATGGCCGGAGCCACCGGCGTCACCCGGTGCCCCAGCTTGGCGGCCAGGGAAAAGCCGTCGCCGTCCGAGCCGGTCTTGGGCGTCGAGCGGCCGCCCGTCGCCAGGACCACCGCCCGGGCGGACCAGCTCCTGCCGCCCGCCCCAGCGACGACCCAGGGCGGGCCGGGGGTCAAACCGACGACCCGCGCGTTGGCGACCACCTCGCCACCGGCCTCGCGGTAGGCGAGCTCCAGGGAATCGGCGACGTCGGCCGCCGAAAAGGACCGGGGGTAGTAGTGGCCATCCCCCTCGTCCACGCAAGGGACACCGAGTTTCCCGAAGAAGGCCAGGGTGTCGGCGACGGGGAACCGTCGCAGGGCGCCGTAGCAGAAGCGCGGCTCGGCGCCGCGGTAATGCTCGATTCCGTCGGCCAGGGCGTTGGTCAGGTTGCAGCGGCCGTTCCCGGTGACGAGAATTTTGCGTCCCGACCGTGGGCCTCGCTCCAGGATTAAAACCCGCGCGCCGCTACGGGCGGCGGACAATCCCGCCGTCAGACCCGCCGCACCCCCACCGACAACGACCACGTCGTAGGTCATCCCTTGATCACCGCCAGCGGTTCCAGGCGGACGATCCTGCGCGCCAGCCCCACCCCCTCGCAGACCGCGGCCACCTCGTGAACATCCTTGTACGCCAGTGGGTGCTCCTCGTAAAGCGTGTCCCGCCCCTCCCAGCGGACGGTGACGCCCCGCTCGCCCAGCTCCTCGACCACCCGCCGGCCCCGGAGGGTCCGCACCGCCTCCTTGCGGCTCATCCGCCGGCCGGCCCCGTGACCCGTCGAGCCGAAGCTCTTCTCCATCACGCCGGGCATGCCGAGGAGCAAATAGCTGGCCGTGCCCATGTCGCCGGGCAAAATCACCGGCTGACCCAGGGGGCGGAACCGTTCCGGGAGGTCGGGATGACCGGCGGGAAAGGCCCGGGTCGCCCCTTTGCGGTGGACGAGCAGCATCCGCTTCCGACCATCCACGGTATGCTCCTCGAACTTCGCCACGTTGTGGGCCACGTCGTATATTTGGCGCAACGCGTCCGGCCGGACGCCGAAAACACCCTCGAAAACGCCGCGCACCTTGTGGGCGATGAGCTGGCGGTTCGCCCAGGCGTAGTTGGCCGCCGCGGCCATCGCCGCCAGGTAGCGCCCGCCCTCGGGGGAACCGATCCGGGCATAGACCAGCTCCCGGTTCGGCCAGTCCCCCCCGCCCGCCCGGAGCAGCTTGAGGTAATCGTCGCAGACCTGGTGCCCCAGGCCGCGGCTGCCGCAGTGAATCATCACCGTGACCCGGTCCACGATCTCGACGCCCCACTCGGCGGCGACGGCGGAATCGTACACCTCGGCCACGCGCTGCACCTCGAGGAAGTGGTTCCCCGACCCCAGGGTGCCGAGCTGGTCCCGCCCGCGTTCCTTGGCCTTGGCGGAGACGGCCCGGGGATCGGCCCCCTCCACCGCGCCCTCCGACTCGCAGGCGGATAGGTCCTCCCCGAAGCCCCGCCCCAGGGCGACGGCCCATCCGGCGCCGTCGCGCATGACGCGGCCCAGCTCATCGTCGGAGAAGGACTCCCGGGTGTGCGAGCCCACGCCGCAGGGGACTTCCCGGAAGAGGGTGTCGGCCAGCCGGTCCACCCGTTTCCGGACCTCGTCCGCGGTGAGCGGCGTCGTCAGGGCCCGCACACCGCAGTTGATATCGTACCCCACGCCGCCGGGGCTGACGATCCCCTCCACGCCGTCGAATGCCGCCACGCCGCCGATCGGGAAGCCGTACCCGAGGTGGATGTCCGGCATGGCCAGCGCCTCACCCACCCCGCCCGGCAGGCACGCCACCTCGGCTATCTGCCGCAGGGCACCGTCGTCGTGGGCACGCTTCAGCTCCTCCTCGCCGACGAAGATCCGCGCCGGGCGGAGCATCCCGCCGACATACCCCGGCTCGATACGCCACTCGAATGCACTCAACCGGACGATGTTTTTCGGCAACGACATTCTCAACCCCCGCTGCGTCGCGACCCGAGAATAACCGATGCTCCGGTTGAGCGCAAGGCGTCTGTGAGCCGCTTCTTGACAGCCTCTACACCCTCGGTTATACTCGCGTCCGCGCTGGAGAGATGGCAGAGTTGGTCGAATGCGGCGGACTCGAAATCCGCTGTGGGCTTTATGCTCACCGGGGGTTCGAATCCCTCTCTCTCCGCCAGCGGCTGAGCCGCCAGCGGTTCCGCGGAGAGAGGTTAGTGTAATTCGCAAGTAAGCGCCGCGAGCGAAGCCTTTTTCACTTCTTTCGTTTTTCTTGAAGCGCAGGGCGCTGGACCCCGGTTCCGCAACGAACGGTTTAGTAAGTTTAAATAAAATTACCGCGAACGATTCCAAGCGGTACTGAACAAAAGTACGGATAAACGCCCCACAAACGGCTTTGTACTCCAGGCACGCGGAGAGGTGTCCGAGTTGGTCGAAGGGGCGCGACTGGAAATCGCGTAGGGGACTTATCCTCCCCTCGAGGGTTCGAATCCCTCCCTCTCCGCCAGCGGCTGAGCCGCCAGCGAATCCGCGAAGAACGCTATAATCCATTCGAGAGCCAGCGCCGCGAGCGCGCGGTACATTGAGAGAATAATCCCCCACCGTGGGGGGTTGAGGGGCTTCAATCGGAAACCGGGCCCTGCACGCGGCGGTGATTGTCGAATTGACATAGTTTCCCCCCGCGACTGTGCCCCCCCAAGACTGGGGGGGGGATGGGGGGGGTGAGGGGATGTAGCTCAGCTGGGAGAGCGCAGCCTTCGCAAGGCTGAGGCCGGCGGTTCGATCCCGCTCATCTCCACCAATCGTTGACGAGGGCCTGCCTGTAGGTAGGCCCTCTTTTTCATCTTTATGTAGGGCGGGGACTTTAGTCCCCGCCGTCTTTTATCAATAGTGGCCCTCACCCTCAATCCCTCTCCCGGAGGGAGAGGGAGGTCGCGGGCCGCCGCATTTTCGTTCTCAGCCCCGACCCTCACCCTAGCCCGTAGGCAAGCCTCTCCCTAGTAGGGAGAGGGGACATGGGGCAGCCCTCACCCTTAATCCCGTCGGCGCGCCGCTCCCACGGGCGAGAGGGAAACCACAGCCTTGGATGTAGGGCGGGGACTCCTATCCCCGCCGCTGTTCAAAGGCAACCCCCACCCATCGGTCGCCCCGAAAAAAGGGCCGACCAAATGGCCGGCCCGTTTGATTACGGAAAGGCTCGGAATCAGGTGGCCAGAACCGCCTTGTGGTCGGCGTTGGCCAGGGCGCAGACCAGCTTCACGGCGCCGGCGAAGTCGTCCATGTGCGCCATCTCACTGGGCTGGTGGACGTAACGGGTCGGGATGGAGATGACGCCGCAGGGCACGCCGGTCTTGGTGAACTGAATGGCGAAGGCGTCGGTGGCGCCGCCGCGCAGCACCTCTATCTGGTACGGGATGCCCTTCGCCTTGGCCGTATCCACCATCAGCTTGCGGACCTTGGGGGAAACGATTGTCCCCTGGTCCATGGCCTTGATCGCCACGCCCTTCCCCAGCTCGACGTTCATCGGCTCGACGAGGGGCGTATCCCCCCAGCCGGTGATGTCCACGGCGTAGCCCACATCGGGGGTGACGCTCCAGGCGCTGGTACGCGCGCCGCGGACGCCCACCTCCTCCTGAACGGTGAATACGAAGTGGACCTCGTTCTTCGCCTTCTTCTTCAGCTTCTTGAGGGCCTCGACGAGGACGGCGCAGCCGATTCG from bacterium includes the following:
- a CDS encoding NAD(P)/FAD-dependent oxidoreductase, which gives rise to MTYDVVVVGGGAAGLTAGLSAARSGARVLILERGPRSGRKILVTGNGRCNLTNALADGIEHYRGAEPRFCYGALRRFPVADTLAFFGKLGVPCVDEGDGHYYPRSFSAADVADSLELAYREAGGEVVANARVVGLTPGPPWVVAGAGGRSWSARAVVLATGGRSTPKTGSDGDGFSLAAKLGHRVTPVAPAIVPLTLAGNLGHFLQGVKVTAALRAPRSGLEAGPAELMFAHYGVSGPLALGLSVEIGLAIEGGPMDLELDLLPEMGPEELSTFLQSRAEEHPKRELGNLLLGVLPRKVFPAVLRQQGIDPGGSLGEMRGELRELLVGFLKSYPLVCTGTLGWDEAAATLGGVDTAEVEPKTLGSRRHPGLFFAGEVLDVCGECGGFNLQWAWSSGYVAGLNAAGAA
- a CDS encoding RtcB family protein, which encodes MSLPKNIVRLSAFEWRIEPGYVGGMLRPARIFVGEEELKRAHDDGALRQIAEVACLPGGVGEALAMPDIHLGYGFPIGGVAAFDGVEGIVSPGGVGYDINCGVRALTTPLTADEVRKRVDRLADTLFREVPCGVGSHTRESFSDDELGRVMRDGAGWAVALGRGFGEDLSACESEGAVEGADPRAVSAKAKERGRDQLGTLGSGNHFLEVQRVAEVYDSAVAAEWGVEIVDRVTVMIHCGSRGLGHQVCDDYLKLLRAGGGDWPNRELVYARIGSPEGGRYLAAMAAAANYAWANRQLIAHKVRGVFEGVFGVRPDALRQIYDVAHNVAKFEEHTVDGRKRMLLVHRKGATRAFPAGHPDLPERFRPLGQPVILPGDMGTASYLLLGMPGVMEKSFGSTGHGAGRRMSRKEAVRTLRGRRVVEELGERGVTVRWEGRDTLYEEHPLAYKDVHEVAAVCEGVGLARRIVRLEPLAVIKG
- a CDS encoding M20/M25/M40 family metallo-hydrolase; the encoded protein is MEETIRALCQLYGPSGHEERVVERIEKMVKPHVDELHRDVMGNLLTRIGSGGSKLMFAAHTDEIGVVVHYIDDKGFARISPVGGVQPLWLYARRVQFANGTVGVIGREQLGTEPKNTDWNNLFLDGGVTSRKDADKLIAVGDFGVFVRSTVAQGKVFISKALDDRIGCAVLVEALKKLKKKAKNEVHFVFTVQEEVGVRGARTSAWSVTPDVGYAVDITGWGDTPLVEPMNVELGKGVAIKAMDQGTIVSPKVRKLMVDTAKAKGIPYQIEVLRGGATDAFAIQFTKTGVPCGVISIPTRYVHQPSEMAHMDDFAGAVKLVCALANADHKAVLAT